In Dehalococcoidales bacterium, a single genomic region encodes these proteins:
- a CDS encoding cupin domain-containing protein, with product MKIVNIAEIPRNPVVNNPLFTGEDLTRQILLPDSKDYNVNVVNFGRGVRNKFHAHDHDQVLIVTAGKGIVATEKEEKVVTTGDVILFAAGEKHWHGATADSEFSHIFVMKPGGKTTQLED from the coding sequence ATGAAAATAGTCAATATCGCGGAGATACCCAGAAACCCGGTAGTCAATAACCCGCTGTTCACCGGGGAGGACCTGACCCGGCAGATTTTGCTCCCCGACAGTAAAGACTATAACGTGAACGTCGTTAACTTCGGCAGGGGAGTGAGAAACAAGTTTCACGCTCATGACCACGATCAGGTGCTCATCGTCACTGCCGGGAAAGGCATCGTAGCTACAGAAAAGGAGGAGAAGGTAGTGACGACGGGCGATGTTATCCTTTTTGCCGCCGGCGAGAAGCACTGGCACGGAGCTACCGCGGACTCCGAGTTTTCCCATATCTTCGTCATGAAGCCCGGTGGTAAGACCACGCAACTGGAAGATTGA